A part of Paenibacillus donghaensis genomic DNA contains:
- a CDS encoding ABC transporter permease yields the protein MLAYISKRILSLIPVLFVVTIAIFLIIHITPGDPAAAILGIEASQAEMEALNQELGLNRPIHIQYINWVADVLQGDLGDSIFMHQPVSEAIVEHIGPTLSLAILAQFIALILAIPFGIIAAYKRGSMVDFTLMGVFLLGMAVPSFLLGLLLMLVVGVQLQWLPVAGYEPLSSGTWEHLQYLILPGISLGAIQAALITRMTRSSMLEVLNVNYIKTARSKGLNELKVLLKHAFRNAFLPILTVIGQTFGVLVTGAVVVESIFNIPGLGQLILNSIARRDFAVIQGVVLFVTIIYVAINLIIDLLYGFVDPRVRLDRK from the coding sequence GTGCTAGCTTATATATCCAAAAGAATCTTATCGCTCATTCCTGTATTGTTCGTTGTTACCATTGCTATTTTCTTGATCATTCATATTACGCCTGGTGATCCCGCAGCGGCAATTCTGGGGATTGAAGCTTCCCAAGCGGAAATGGAAGCACTCAATCAGGAGCTCGGATTAAACCGCCCAATCCACATTCAATATATAAATTGGGTTGCAGATGTATTACAGGGTGATCTAGGTGATTCCATCTTTATGCATCAACCGGTCAGTGAAGCGATTGTCGAGCATATTGGACCAACCCTTTCTCTGGCTATTCTGGCACAATTCATAGCGCTTATTCTAGCCATCCCCTTTGGTATTATTGCTGCTTATAAGCGGGGATCTATGGTGGATTTCACTCTTATGGGCGTATTCTTGCTCGGAATGGCAGTGCCAAGTTTTTTGTTAGGTTTATTATTAATGCTAGTTGTAGGTGTTCAGCTTCAGTGGCTGCCTGTGGCAGGCTATGAACCGCTTAGTAGTGGAACCTGGGAACATCTTCAATATCTAATCCTTCCGGGTATTTCCCTGGGGGCGATCCAGGCTGCTCTTATTACAAGAATGACTCGTTCGTCTATGCTTGAGGTTCTAAACGTGAATTACATTAAAACAGCTCGTTCTAAAGGTTTGAATGAGCTGAAAGTGTTGCTTAAACATGCTTTTCGAAACGCCTTTCTACCGATTCTCACTGTGATCGGGCAAACGTTCGGCGTTTTAGTTACAGGAGCAGTTGTAGTGGAGTCGATTTTTAATATTCCTGGCTTAGGACAGTTAATATTGAATTCGATTGCCAGAAGAGACTTTGCTGTTATCCAAGGTGTGGTTCTTTTCGTAACCATCATATATGTTGCCATTAATTTAATCATCGATTTATTATACGGTTTTGTCGATCCACGTGTTCGTTTGGACCGCAAATAG
- a CDS encoding ABC transporter permease, with the protein MITHQEEEYIAQMSGQLKKEQRTLRYRRLKSNYGLLVGAIIITLLIVLALVGPLFTAFSPYGMNVIDRLLPPSRDHWLGTDEFGRDLLTRIIYGARVSISVGLIVALLSSAIGLIIGLYATYYRTLDHILMRICDGLIAIPGILLAIALMAALGGSALNVIVALTIVFTPNIARVVRSTALVVREQTYIEAMHAQGASNFRIIWSHIAPNTLSPLLVQATFVFAEAIISEAALSFLGAGIPAPEASWGNILQAGKLVIYKAWWMVVFPGIAIILSVLSLNLLGDGLRDFLDPHVKHKQKKP; encoded by the coding sequence ATGATTACACATCAGGAGGAAGAATATATAGCTCAAATGAGCGGGCAATTAAAAAAAGAGCAACGTACCTTACGATATCGCCGTCTGAAGTCCAATTATGGACTGTTAGTTGGGGCGATAATTATTACGCTATTGATTGTTCTCGCACTAGTTGGCCCGCTATTCACAGCGTTTAGTCCCTATGGGATGAATGTAATCGATCGATTATTGCCTCCCAGCAGGGATCATTGGCTAGGTACAGACGAATTCGGCCGGGACTTGTTAACAAGAATCATCTATGGTGCAAGAGTGTCCATCAGTGTAGGCCTTATTGTGGCGCTGCTATCTTCGGCAATCGGATTAATTATTGGGCTGTATGCTACTTATTATAGAACATTGGATCATATCCTGATGCGTATTTGTGATGGATTGATTGCGATCCCTGGTATTCTGCTGGCTATTGCATTAATGGCTGCACTTGGGGGATCTGCATTAAATGTCATTGTTGCATTAACGATTGTATTCACACCAAATATTGCGCGGGTCGTTAGATCGACTGCTCTAGTGGTTCGTGAACAGACCTATATTGAAGCTATGCATGCTCAAGGGGCTAGTAATTTCCGCATCATATGGTCACATATTGCACCCAATACTCTATCACCTTTACTCGTACAAGCTACCTTTGTATTTGCTGAGGCCATTATTTCTGAGGCGGCTTTAAGTTTCCTGGGGGCGGGGATCCCCGCTCCCGAAGCAAGCTGGGGCAATATTCTACAAGCAGGCAAGCTGGTGATTTATAAAGCCTGGTGGATGGTTGTATTCCCGGGCATAGCTATTATCTTGTCTGTTCTCAGTTTGAATTTATTAGGCGATGGCCTGCGTGATTTCTTAGATCCTCATGTGAAACATAAGCAAAAGAAGCCATGA
- a CDS encoding ABC transporter ATP-binding protein translates to MNKGPLLEVKNLKTHFQTERGKVTAVNGVNLSVNKGEIIGIVGESGCGKSVVAQSILRLLDHTDSVEYEGEVLFENQDLLSLPLSKLRTIRGDKISIIFQDPLSSLNPVYTIGNQIEETLRLHQKQSKKEAHKKAIEILRATGIPSPEMRVNEYPHQLSGGMQQRAMIAMALSCEPKLLIADEPTTALDVTIQAQILELIVELNQKFGMGVLFITHDLGVVSEICTSVKVMYLGQIVEETTTERLFQTPLHPYTQGLIKSIPQLEKNRHEKLHVIEGTVPSLSNIPRGCSFSTRCPFADQQCLNEEPVMEMVHPEHSVKCWHYAEINNMERGSRGGESNNE, encoded by the coding sequence ATGAACAAAGGGCCTCTATTGGAAGTGAAAAATTTAAAAACACATTTTCAAACAGAGCGAGGAAAAGTGACCGCAGTAAACGGAGTTAATTTATCTGTGAACAAAGGAGAAATCATCGGCATAGTAGGAGAGTCAGGCTGCGGAAAAAGCGTGGTAGCTCAGTCTATTCTAAGATTGCTTGATCATACCGATTCGGTTGAGTATGAAGGCGAAGTCCTTTTTGAGAATCAGGATCTGCTGTCATTGCCGCTTTCCAAATTGCGAACCATCCGGGGAGATAAGATCTCGATCATATTCCAAGACCCGCTGTCTTCGCTTAACCCTGTATATACCATTGGGAATCAAATAGAAGAAACACTGCGCTTGCACCAGAAACAGTCGAAGAAAGAAGCGCATAAAAAAGCGATTGAAATTCTGCGGGCCACAGGTATCCCTTCTCCGGAAATGCGGGTGAATGAATACCCTCATCAATTATCAGGAGGCATGCAGCAGCGGGCAATGATTGCTATGGCCCTTTCCTGTGAGCCTAAGCTCTTAATTGCAGATGAACCGACAACGGCTCTGGACGTTACGATTCAGGCGCAGATTCTAGAGTTAATCGTTGAATTAAATCAGAAATTCGGGATGGGCGTTTTGTTTATTACGCATGATTTAGGGGTTGTATCCGAAATTTGCACCAGTGTGAAAGTGATGTACTTAGGGCAGATTGTTGAGGAAACGACGACGGAAAGATTATTCCAAACTCCGCTGCACCCCTATACGCAAGGGTTGATCAAATCCATACCGCAATTGGAAAAAAACCGTCATGAAAAGCTGCATGTTATAGAAGGGACGGTCCCTTCCTTATCCAATATTCCACGGGGCTGCAGTTTTTCGACAAGATGTCCTTTTGCCGATCAGCAATGCCTAAATGAGGAGCCAGTAATGGAAATGGTGCATCCTGAACATAGCGTTAAATGCTGGCATTACGCGGAAATAAATAATATGGAGAGGGGTTCAAGAGGTGGTGAATCGAACAACGAATAA
- a CDS encoding ABC transporter ATP-binding protein, with product MNRTTNNPILEVISLEKKFPVYGTFGKLFGTKSHVNAVTDVSFRLYEGETYGLVGESGSGKSTTGRTILGLTPATSGQVIYQDQDLMKISKNEFRKFRKDIQLVFQDPFSSLNPRKRIGHILEEPLIIHKIGNQTEREEQVYSILKIVGLQPEHYFRYPHEFSGGQRQRLGLARALIMNPKIIICDEPVSALDVSIQSQILNILKQLQEDLKLTLLFITHDISVVRYISDRIGIMYLGKIVEEALTDDLFSEPLHPYTQALFSAVPNFTRNRLKERIILKGEIPSPLSPPTGCVFHTRCPMAIERCKVEVPAFREVQANHCVACHLI from the coding sequence GTGAATCGAACAACGAATAATCCTATTCTAGAAGTGATCTCGCTTGAGAAGAAGTTTCCGGTGTATGGAACATTCGGGAAATTGTTCGGGACAAAGTCTCATGTGAACGCTGTGACAGATGTTTCTTTTCGATTGTATGAAGGAGAAACGTATGGATTGGTTGGAGAATCAGGGTCGGGTAAAAGCACGACGGGACGCACGATATTAGGGTTAACTCCTGCAACCTCTGGTCAAGTGATCTATCAGGATCAAGATTTAATGAAAATATCAAAAAATGAATTTCGCAAGTTCCGCAAAGACATTCAGCTTGTTTTTCAAGACCCGTTCTCCTCTCTGAATCCTAGAAAAAGAATTGGCCATATTCTTGAAGAACCACTCATCATTCATAAGATCGGGAATCAGACTGAGCGGGAGGAACAAGTATATAGCATTCTAAAAATAGTTGGATTACAGCCAGAGCATTACTTTCGGTATCCCCATGAATTCTCGGGAGGTCAACGGCAACGATTAGGCTTGGCACGGGCACTAATTATGAACCCTAAAATTATCATATGTGATGAGCCTGTTTCAGCGTTGGATGTTTCCATTCAGTCGCAAATTCTCAACATACTGAAGCAGCTGCAAGAGGATTTAAAGTTAACGCTTTTATTTATCACACATGATATTAGTGTCGTTCGTTACATTTCCGATCGCATCGGTATTATGTATTTAGGAAAAATTGTAGAAGAGGCACTAACCGATGATTTATTCAGTGAGCCATTACATCCTTATACCCAAGCGCTGTTCTCGGCCGTACCTAACTTTACCCGCAATCGTTTGAAGGAACGGATTATTCTAAAAGGTGAGATTCCTTCTCCGTTATCTCCGCCCACGGGCTGTGTGTTCCATACACGCTGTCCAATGGCGATAGAACGATGCAAAGTAGAAGTGCCAGCTTTCAGGGAAGTGCAAGCCAATCATTGTGTTGCCTGTCATCTTATCTAA